The DNA region ATGTAAGACCAGGAGTAGGTGCTGAAATAGAGCAGATGCTCTTGCAGCTTGATCCCATAAGAAAGTATGTGCTACAGCTATGCTACTTGTTAGGAATGAAATTAAACCACACTCTGTCCCTGAATTCCTACTTCCACTTCACACACCTGCCAGGTAGAGGTGGATAATAACGAATAGGAGCCTGGATCCACAAAAATAACAGACCCCTCCTGCTACTAGTAGGTGCTTCTCTATTACCCATTAGATGGGGTAAGTGTAGATTTACATTTACACTGAAACAAAAATGAGAGAGTGGCCTATCCTGACGGGTGGAGCAAACTGCTTCCTCCAGAAAGAACCCTCCTTTACACACAGCTGTGAGGCCTCTGCCTTTCTTGTGGCTGTTTTGATGGTAAGACCCATCCTGAACCCTGATTACCGCAGTTCAGGTAGGTCTGTCTAGCTCATCCCCTTGTCAATGGAACTCAATAGCCTTCTGGGCTGTGTGTTTCCAAGGCCCCGAAGGGGATTCCAGGCCAGGCACTCTGCTGCTTCTTGGACCCGGAGAGGTGAGGTGAGGTAGCTTGTTGTGTTGTGAGGCACTATGCATTTCGTTACACTTAATAAAATGAATGGGAGAAAttttggcctcactgaagtcaatgagagatttgCCACTGACTAGACAGTGGTTAATAAATGTtacagggatttttaaaaaaatccaccaggtaaaagaaaaatttcacatcagcatttctttaatttaaaaaacaaaacaaaaaatccccaccTCACAGTAACATCATTTATTCTACAGCtttgtattaaaatacatgtgTAGGGTCAGTTACATTTAAACAGATTCCAGTTATACTCCCAAGGTGTCCACTATCTATTTTTATAATATTCCTAGAAGGGATTCTATGCAGACCCCAATTCTGACGTCTGGTTTAGAAAATAGTACAAAGCCTTTTTCAGAGGCCCCATAAGCCAGTCATGCCAGGAAAGGTCATTTTCATTTCCCACACAGTACTGTAGCAAATCATACATACATCATGTTACAAGAGAATGAACATTACCCTGAACGCAAACTTCTAAttgtttccacatttttttttaaatggccaaatcaTGAAATCCAAACTGAGTGTGCGCACATGGCGCCTTTCTGAGAGTATAActttccaaatatattttctcAACCAGCTCTTCCTTCTCTGGCTTCCATTTGCTTTTGCTGCACTAGTTCTTCCTCCTTCTTCTTGTAAAGCTTCACTAGATATTCGTCAGGCTCAATTCCTGTCTCCCTTAACTCTGACATGACCTTTTCCAGCCTGTGCAGTGTTCTGGCACTGTGAACTTTCCGGGCGGTGATGTACAATGTAAACTCATCAAACCCCATCAGTTTACAGGTGTCTACATCACAGACATTTTTAACATCTTTGGTTTTGTCCACTTGGGGGAAGAAAACCAATCCTGACATTTTCTCCAGGTCTTCAATATGCACTTGAAATTCAGGTAGTTGGTGACTGAAACCTATGGGATCGTTGGGCACCACAAAGGCACCCAGCACCAGGGGCTCTGAGGACGTTCTGCTTCGCCTGGCGAGAATCACCTTGTAGAGATGTGATGGCACAGCCACATCGCCCTGGCCGATTACCTAGCAACAAAACAGTTACATTAGAGATACACATCTAAACCAAAAATTAGGCCTAATCCTACTACATCTGAAAACGAGCTACTATCAGCACACAATGCATAACTAAGCACCAAGG from Chelonoidis abingdonii isolate Lonesome George chromosome 2, CheloAbing_2.0, whole genome shotgun sequence includes:
- the EXOG gene encoding nuclease EXOG, mitochondrial, which encodes MFSAVNEDYVGSGWSRGHMAPAGDNKYSTQAMAETFYLSNIVPQNYKNNAGFWNRMEMYCRELTERFEDVWIVSGPLTLPQTGDDGKKRVTYQVIGQGDVAVPSHLYKVILARRSRTSSEPLVLGAFVVPNDPIGFSHQLPEFQVHIEDLEKMSGLVFFPQVDKTKDVKNVCDVDTCKLMGFDEFTLYITARKVHSARTLHRLEKVMSELRETGIEPDEYLVKLYKKKEEELVQQKQMEAREGRAG